TGGCTCAGCCAGCACTAGGGGCCCGTTTCCCAGTCCAACGCATCACAAGGAGACACCATGCAGAAGCGCCACTTGATCCGAAGCATCGCCTTCGCTGCCGCCCTCGCCGCGCTGGGCGCGCCCGCCCTCGCGCAGGAATGGAAGCCTTCGCGCCCTGTCACCATCATCGTGCCCTGGGCGGCCGGCGGCTCCACCGACCAAGTGACGCGCGTGACCGCGGCGGAGATCGAGAAGACGCTGGGCCAGAAGGTGGTGATCGTCAACCAGCCCGGCGCCTCGGGCTCCATCGGCAGCAAGAGCGCCCTGGACGCACCCAAGGACGGCTACACCTGGACCGCCGGCGCGGCGCAGGACCTGGGTTCCTACGAGACCCTGGGCATGCTCAAGACCAGGATCAGCGACTGGCACCTGTTCCTCAACGTCGCCAACGTGCAGGTCATCGGCGTCAACGCGGCGGCCCCCTACAAGAACGCGAAGGAACTGCTGGATGCGATGAAGGCCAAGCCGGGCCAGATCAGCGTCGCCACGGCGGGCGTCACCTCGGCCGGCCACAACGCAATGGAACTCATCGCCAAGAGCACCGGCGTCAAATATCGGCACGTCACCTACGACGGCGGGAACCCGGCCGTGGTGGCCACGGTGGCCGGCGAAACCGAGGTCACCACGCAGCTCGCGGTCGAGCAGGCCGACATGATCCGTGGCAAGCGCATCCGCCCGCTTGCGACGGTGAGCGACAAGGCTTTGGAACTGGAAGGCTTCGGCACCATCGAGCCCCTGTCCAAGACGCTCGAAGGCTTCAAGGCGCCGACCAACTACTTCGGCATCTTCATTCCTAAGGGCGTGCCTGACGAGGTGGTGAAGACGGTCGAGAAGATCTGGGTCGACAACATCGCCAAAAGCGAGGTGCTGCAGAAGTACGCCACCAGCCGCGGCGCCCTGTTCGCGCCGCTGTACGGAGCCGAGGCGCAGGCGGCGGTGACGCCGGCCATCCAGGCCAACGCCTGGCTGCTCTTCGACAGCGGCAAGGCCAAGGTGTCGCCCGAAACGCTGGGCATCGCACGGCCGTGACGACCACGAGCACGGACGCCGACCTCGAGGCGGCCGAGGCGCAGGCC
Above is a window of Variovorax sp. RA8 DNA encoding:
- a CDS encoding Bug family tripartite tricarboxylate transporter substrate binding protein, with protein sequence MQKRHLIRSIAFAAALAALGAPALAQEWKPSRPVTIIVPWAAGGSTDQVTRVTAAEIEKTLGQKVVIVNQPGASGSIGSKSALDAPKDGYTWTAGAAQDLGSYETLGMLKTRISDWHLFLNVANVQVIGVNAAAPYKNAKELLDAMKAKPGQISVATAGVTSAGHNAMELIAKSTGVKYRHVTYDGGNPAVVATVAGETEVTTQLAVEQADMIRGKRIRPLATVSDKALELEGFGTIEPLSKTLEGFKAPTNYFGIFIPKGVPDEVVKTVEKIWVDNIAKSEVLQKYATSRGALFAPLYGAEAQAAVTPAIQANAWLLFDSGKAKVSPETLGIARP